In a genomic window of Dissulfuribacter thermophilus:
- the thpR gene encoding RNA 2',3'-cyclic phosphodiesterase, producing the protein MIRLFVAIDIPDSIKEIVESHYREIQCKFKEKRIRSVKWVDPRLWHITLKFLGEIPEQKLPMCQKIIEQCGQLHNTLKLRLRHIGCFPGLQRPRVVWAGIEDNAKCLESMHLFLDKSFESIGIPREQKKFHAHLTFCRIKNSSPCVAGTLVDILKTGLETPWFEVGYISLYKSKLTPNGPIYTPITRAKLGRQ; encoded by the coding sequence TTGATCAGACTCTTTGTTGCCATAGATATTCCCGACTCAATAAAAGAAATCGTGGAATCACATTACAGAGAGATTCAGTGCAAATTCAAAGAAAAGAGGATAAGGTCTGTCAAATGGGTGGATCCAAGACTTTGGCACATCACGTTGAAGTTTCTGGGTGAGATCCCTGAGCAGAAATTACCCATGTGCCAAAAGATTATTGAACAGTGCGGACAGTTGCATAACACCCTAAAATTGAGGCTTCGGCATATAGGGTGTTTTCCCGGTCTTCAAAGGCCAAGGGTGGTTTGGGCTGGGATAGAAGACAATGCAAAATGCCTCGAAAGCATGCATCTTTTTCTGGATAAATCATTTGAGTCAATAGGCATTCCAAGAGAGCAAAAGAAATTTCATGCCCACCTCACTTTTTGCCGAATTAAAAATAGTTCCCCCTGTGTGGCCGGAACCCTGGTAGATATCCTAAAAACAGGCCTTGAAACTCCATGGTTCGAAGTAGGATATATATCCCTATACAAAAGTAAACTAACTCCAAATGGGCCTATATACACGCCAATTACAAGGGCCAAACTAGGTAGGCAATAG
- a CDS encoding TVP38/TMEM64 family protein, whose amino-acid sequence MNAALAKAHELFEKRQALRDFIMGFGGLAPVVFILLQASQVILSPIPGEATGFIGGFIFGLPSFFYSTIGLSLGSIGAFFIARYFRRFVRPWIEQSEYYRRFEALLEHQGLFITFLLFVFPGFPKDFLCYFLGLSSMPWEVFLIICTVGRMPGTLMLTLQGAELFEGRFERLAIVFLLTIIFLIPMYLKRESIYRWVERRIKS is encoded by the coding sequence TTGAACGCTGCCCTCGCCAAGGCTCACGAGTTGTTTGAAAAAAGGCAGGCCCTAAGAGATTTTATTATGGGCTTTGGAGGGCTTGCCCCAGTGGTCTTCATATTACTCCAGGCAAGCCAAGTGATCTTAAGCCCTATTCCAGGAGAGGCTACAGGGTTTATTGGAGGATTCATATTTGGGTTACCTTCATTTTTTTATTCTACTATTGGTTTAAGCCTTGGCTCAATAGGGGCATTTTTCATTGCTAGATATTTCAGACGATTTGTACGCCCTTGGATTGAACAGAGCGAATATTACAGGCGCTTTGAGGCCCTTTTGGAACACCAAGGGCTCTTCATCACGTTCTTGTTATTTGTATTCCCTGGTTTTCCAAAGGACTTCTTGTGCTATTTCCTTGGACTGAGTTCTATGCCGTGGGAGGTCTTTCTCATTATCTGTACTGTTGGAAGGATGCCTGGTACCCTCATGTTGACACTGCAAGGGGCAGAACTATTTGAAGGGCGATTTGAAAGGCTCGCAATAGTATTTTTGCTTACCATAATATTCTTGATCCCAATGTATCTTAAGAGAGAAAGTATCTACAGGTGGGTAGAAAGAAGAATCAAATCATGA
- a CDS encoding CinA family nicotinamide mononucleotide deamidase-related protein yields the protein MHGEIIAIGDEIISGKVLNTNSNFSARSLFHAGYEIKRITSIGDDLEDIKEVLTASIKRSKFVIVTGGLGPTPDDITNEAVARAFGLKLIENKLIRDMLESSCTSTYPLTEYQKRKLTHLPEGAEILNPNSRASGYMLRFNDTLLFFLPGMPNELEEHLRDQVLPRLRALIPSSFVFLQKTFKVFGLKEPEVNARLDRLKLDKKRVLVGYYPNFPEVFVTITLKGSHDQEAKECFENVIFTVREILKDYVIAEDEETLEQRIGTLLLKRGKVLALAESCTGGLIASRITTVPGSSNWFDRGVVTYSNQAKMELLGVKNETLSRFGAVSPETCREMVEGLKQKTNAHYFISVTGIAGPSGGSPQKPVGTVYIGLGSRKNVNIRRFQFKGTRTVIQELTAETALDLLRRELEKSVEF from the coding sequence ATGCACGGAGAGATTATAGCCATAGGAGATGAAATCATCTCTGGCAAGGTCCTGAATACCAACAGTAATTTCTCTGCAAGAAGCCTCTTTCATGCAGGTTATGAAATCAAACGAATTACCAGCATAGGAGACGATCTAGAGGATATAAAAGAAGTTCTAACGGCGTCAATTAAAAGGTCTAAATTTGTCATTGTCACTGGAGGACTTGGGCCTACACCTGATGATATTACCAATGAGGCAGTAGCGAGGGCCTTTGGGCTAAAACTGATCGAAAACAAATTGATTAGAGATATGCTGGAATCCTCGTGCACTAGTACTTATCCCCTTACAGAATATCAAAAGAGGAAACTGACTCACCTACCAGAAGGAGCCGAGATCCTAAATCCAAACTCCAGGGCTTCAGGATACATGCTAAGATTTAATGATACCTTGTTATTTTTTTTGCCAGGGATGCCAAATGAACTTGAAGAACACTTAAGAGACCAGGTCTTACCTCGTCTTAGGGCCCTCATCCCTTCAAGCTTTGTATTTCTTCAAAAGACCTTCAAGGTCTTCGGACTCAAAGAACCTGAAGTAAATGCACGCTTGGACAGATTGAAACTAGACAAAAAACGGGTCTTAGTAGGCTATTATCCCAATTTCCCTGAAGTCTTTGTGACCATTACTCTAAAGGGGTCACATGACCAAGAGGCAAAGGAATGTTTTGAGAATGTAATATTCACAGTACGCGAAATCCTAAAAGATTATGTAATAGCTGAAGATGAAGAGACTCTAGAACAGAGAATTGGTACCCTTTTATTGAAGCGTGGAAAAGTATTGGCCCTTGCTGAATCCTGCACAGGTGGGCTCATTGCAAGCCGGATTACTACGGTGCCTGGAAGCTCCAACTGGTTTGACCGTGGGGTTGTGACCTATTCAAATCAGGCCAAGATGGAACTTCTTGGAGTTAAAAACGAGACATTGAGTCGCTTTGGAGCAGTAAGTCCAGAGACCTGCAGGGAAATGGTAGAGGGGCTTAAGCAAAAAACCAATGCCCATTATTTCATCTCCGTAACGGGCATTGCCGGCCCTAGCGGTGGGAGTCCACAAAAGCCTGTTGGTACTGTATATATCGGACTAGGCTCAAGAAAAAATGTGAATATCAGGAGATTTCAATTCAAGGGCACCAGGACAGTGATACAGGAACTCACTGCAGAAACAGCTCTTGACCTTTTGAGAAGGGAACTGGAAAAAAGTGTTGAGTTTTGA
- a CDS encoding methyl-accepting chemotaxis protein, giving the protein MGRFNKISWILGGLIAVLFLTEIVTVLWTLKTVYGQRGDAVAINIAGRQRMLTQKMTKEALFFNSTQNDKWKSSLDATIVLFEKSLNGLAVGDAELGLSGTTDKGVQEELNKLQQMWIPFKKALYIITDTSSSKDLVKAAMNYVSKNNLVLLKQANVVTKKFEELSKRKITRLMQLQGAMLLIGFVIFVLTGISVRRFVLNPLSNTVNVLSRAADGWFDSHLQVTGPEEIKTLNRAYNCLVATLGSQMITTVTSNETLREASGNVAQAGEEVLNQSNTLNSMAQDVAAVASQTAASLETVSKSVSEMTIATNEIARSVAITAEKANEAQDRAQESSIIIQRLGQSSQKIGNIIQVINSIAEQTNLLALNATIEAARAGEAGKGFAVVANEVKELAKQTAESTQEITTMVETIQNDTNEAVRAVELITNIIAEVNDLANTIASATEEQTATVGEINQSVDQGAQGAMQVKEKADVLLRAADEFLELGNALNMAKRAVEKIVEENEEILKQVRVDESTVIQAMDESNLKSKIKAIFNQHIKWRNSVLKAVLKYEEPRVQTDPTQCALGKFLQTYQPDSHGEQGVINELIPVHEKLHESVHEIIEAIRQGRPKKEVFDVFALKLEPQFESIAPIFERWLNLV; this is encoded by the coding sequence ATGGGACGATTCAACAAGATTTCGTGGATTCTAGGGGGTCTTATTGCCGTCCTTTTTTTGACAGAGATCGTCACCGTATTGTGGACACTAAAGACGGTTTATGGGCAGAGAGGAGATGCTGTTGCGATAAACATAGCAGGCAGGCAAAGAATGCTCACACAAAAAATGACAAAAGAAGCGTTATTTTTTAATAGCACTCAGAATGATAAATGGAAGTCAAGTCTGGATGCTACCATTGTTTTATTTGAAAAAAGTCTTAATGGGCTCGCTGTCGGAGATGCCGAATTAGGCCTTTCTGGGACCACTGACAAGGGAGTTCAAGAAGAACTCAATAAACTCCAACAGATGTGGATACCCTTTAAAAAAGCTTTGTATATCATAACGGATACTTCATCCTCAAAAGATCTGGTAAAAGCGGCCATGAACTATGTATCTAAAAACAATCTAGTACTTTTGAAGCAGGCCAATGTAGTCACAAAAAAATTTGAGGAGTTGAGCAAAAGAAAAATTACCCGCCTAATGCAACTTCAGGGGGCAATGCTCCTAATAGGTTTTGTTATATTTGTACTCACAGGGATTTCTGTAAGACGTTTTGTACTCAATCCCCTTTCAAATACTGTCAATGTCCTTTCCCGAGCTGCTGACGGTTGGTTTGATTCACATCTTCAGGTTACAGGTCCAGAAGAGATTAAGACCTTGAATAGGGCATATAACTGTCTTGTTGCAACCCTTGGAAGCCAAATGATTACCACTGTAACTTCAAATGAAACCCTTCGTGAGGCTAGTGGAAATGTGGCGCAGGCAGGGGAAGAGGTCTTAAATCAATCCAATACTCTGAATTCTATGGCACAGGATGTTGCTGCTGTTGCATCACAAACAGCTGCTAGTCTAGAAACTGTTTCAAAATCCGTTTCAGAGATGACCATTGCAACAAATGAAATAGCCCGTAGCGTTGCCATCACTGCTGAAAAGGCCAATGAGGCACAGGATCGTGCTCAGGAATCGTCCATAATAATACAAAGGCTTGGCCAAAGTTCTCAAAAGATCGGCAATATAATCCAAGTGATTAATAGCATTGCTGAGCAGACAAATCTCCTTGCATTGAATGCAACCATTGAGGCAGCACGAGCAGGTGAGGCAGGAAAGGGCTTTGCAGTTGTGGCCAATGAGGTGAAAGAGCTTGCAAAACAGACAGCTGAATCTACCCAGGAGATCACTACTATGGTGGAGACCATTCAAAATGACACAAATGAGGCAGTAAGAGCCGTTGAACTCATAACCAATATAATTGCAGAGGTCAATGACCTTGCAAATACAATAGCCAGTGCCACTGAGGAACAGACTGCAACAGTTGGAGAGATTAATCAAAGCGTTGATCAGGGGGCTCAAGGGGCAATGCAGGTGAAGGAAAAGGCAGATGTACTCCTTCGAGCTGCAGATGAATTTCTGGAACTCGGAAACGCCCTTAATATGGCTAAGAGAGCAGTGGAGAAAATTGTCGAAGAAAATGAAGAGATTTTAAAACAGGTAAGGGTAGATGAATCGACTGTCATTCAAGCAATGGATGAATCCAATTTGAAAAGCAAGATAAAGGCCATATTTAACCAGCACATAAAATGGCGAAACAGCGTTCTAAAGGCAGTGCTTAAATATGAGGAGCCTAGAGTACAGACTGACCCAACCCAATGTGCGCTAGGTAAATTTTTGCAGACTTACCAACCAGATTCGCATGGCGAACAGGGAGTGATAAATGAACTCATACCAGTCCATGAAAAGCTGCATGAGTCTGTACACGAAATAATTGAGGCTATAAGGCAGGGACGACCTAAAAAAGAGGTATTTGACGTCTTTGCCTTAAAATTGGAGCCGCAATTTGAAAGCATAGCGCCAATCTTTGAGAGGTGGCTAAATTTAGTATAG
- a CDS encoding phosphatidylglycerophosphatase A family protein: protein MNRITRAIKLYSATVGPLGFIPFAPGTFGSIPGILIAWALGFFPVFYSSLILFLFFLFSVYVADKASKILMKNDPSQIVIDETLGMTISLFSIKMNFQIMLLAFILFRFFDIVKPFPIRRLEHMFKGGLGIVIDDAFAGLMVNILIQLVIFLLG, encoded by the coding sequence ATGAATAGGATTACTCGAGCTATCAAACTATATTCAGCCACAGTTGGCCCCTTAGGTTTTATTCCTTTTGCTCCCGGCACCTTTGGGAGTATACCTGGGATATTGATTGCCTGGGCTCTAGGCTTTTTTCCAGTATTTTATTCCTCCTTAATCTTATTTTTGTTCTTCCTCTTTTCTGTCTACGTTGCTGATAAGGCATCAAAGATACTTATGAAAAATGATCCCAGCCAAATAGTTATTGATGAAACCCTTGGGATGACTATATCTCTCTTTTCTATTAAGATGAATTTTCAAATAATGTTGTTGGCATTTATCCTATTTAGGTTTTTTGACATAGTAAAACCATTTCCCATAAGGCGTCTAGAGCACATGTTCAAGGGTGGACTAGGGATAGTAATCGATGACGCCTTCGCTGGGCTAATGGTAAATATCTTGATTCAACTCGTAATCTTTTTATTAGGGTGA
- the nadB gene encoding L-aspartate oxidase yields the protein MRIETDFLIIGSGIAGLSLALKLSSLGKVIIVTKKSKEDTATTLAQGGIACVASPDDSHELHIRDTLKAGDGLCHEDVVELIVKGALERIRELEELGVPFQRESDGNLSLHREGGHSKRRILHCKDYTGREIQKVLGQRVLEKKNIQILEDNIAVDLITEGKILGRTRERTERDRCLGCYILDSQTGAIHTVLSRFTILATGGAGKVYLYTSNPDVATGDGIAIAWRAGARVANLEFVQFHPTCLYHPKAKNFLISEALRGEGARLINSSGRRFMEDYAPNSLELSSRDIVARAIDSELKKTGDDCVYLDISHKPSSFIKERFPTIYSTCLRYGIDITKEPIPVVPAAHYMCGGVVTDHYGRTDIIGLYAVGETACTGLHGANRLASNSLLEGVVMAHQAFSMIAKEKDEIFSLRGPSPPDWDTGGAVDLKEGVLISYNWDVIRRLMWNYVGIVRNEKRLGLAKKRLNPILEEIDQHYWDYILTRDFVELRNLAHVADLIIDAAIMRKESRGGHYNEDFPVKDDWNWRRDTVLQRKSYC from the coding sequence ATGAGGATTGAGACAGACTTCCTAATAATTGGTTCAGGGATTGCGGGACTCAGCCTTGCCTTAAAGCTCTCATCTTTAGGGAAGGTTATTATAGTCACCAAAAAGTCAAAAGAAGACACAGCGACCACTCTTGCTCAAGGAGGTATAGCCTGCGTTGCCTCACCTGATGATTCACATGAATTGCACATACGAGACACCTTAAAGGCAGGAGACGGCCTCTGTCACGAAGATGTAGTGGAACTCATAGTCAAAGGGGCCTTAGAAAGGATACGAGAGCTAGAGGAGTTAGGGGTACCATTCCAAAGAGAGTCAGATGGGAATTTAAGCCTCCACCGAGAGGGAGGGCATTCAAAAAGACGAATTTTACACTGTAAAGATTATACTGGTAGAGAAATCCAGAAGGTCTTGGGCCAGAGGGTCCTTGAGAAAAAAAATATTCAGATCCTAGAAGATAATATCGCCGTAGATCTTATCACAGAGGGTAAGATACTTGGACGCACTCGAGAACGAACTGAAAGAGATAGATGCCTGGGCTGTTACATACTAGATTCACAGACTGGGGCTATACATACGGTGCTCTCACGCTTTACAATCCTTGCTACAGGTGGTGCTGGGAAAGTATATCTCTATACAAGCAATCCTGATGTTGCGACTGGGGATGGCATTGCAATAGCCTGGAGGGCAGGTGCAAGGGTTGCAAACTTGGAATTCGTACAATTCCATCCAACGTGCCTATATCATCCAAAGGCTAAGAATTTCCTTATTTCAGAGGCCCTAAGGGGAGAAGGGGCAAGACTCATAAATTCTAGTGGAAGGCGGTTTATGGAAGACTATGCCCCTAATAGCCTGGAACTATCTTCAAGAGATATCGTTGCCAGGGCAATTGACTCTGAATTAAAGAAGACGGGAGACGACTGCGTTTATCTTGACATCTCCCATAAACCAAGCTCCTTTATCAAGGAACGGTTTCCTACCATTTATTCCACTTGTCTTAGATACGGAATAGACATCACTAAAGAGCCCATACCAGTGGTGCCGGCAGCACACTACATGTGCGGCGGTGTTGTTACAGATCATTACGGAAGGACAGATATCATAGGACTTTATGCAGTCGGTGAGACTGCATGCACAGGGCTCCATGGAGCCAATCGCCTTGCCTCAAATTCCCTTTTGGAGGGGGTCGTAATGGCCCATCAGGCATTTTCCATGATAGCCAAGGAAAAAGACGAGATATTCTCTTTAAGAGGGCCTTCACCTCCAGATTGGGACACAGGAGGAGCAGTTGATCTCAAAGAGGGAGTGCTCATTTCCTACAATTGGGACGTTATTAGAAGACTGATGTGGAATTACGTTGGTATAGTTAGAAATGAAAAGCGCCTAGGCCTCGCTAAAAAGAGACTAAATCCCATACTAGAAGAGATTGATCAACACTATTGGGACTACATACTTACGCGAGACTTCGTGGAACTCAGGAATCTCGCCCATGTAGCTGACTTGATTATTGACGCAGCAATTATGCGCAAGGAATCGAGAGGCGGGCATTATAATGAAGATTTTCCCGTGAAAGACGACTGGAATTGGAGAAGAGATACAGTACTTCAAAGAAAATCATACTGTTAG
- the larC gene encoding nickel pincer cofactor biosynthesis protein LarC yields the protein MTHRKVKILYCDAFSGVSGDMLLGGLLDLGVPLNELQSAIDSLGLGVELTAETVKRCGLRGISVTVIEREKSPPIRDMNAFCQILDMANLSSAIKKKTFGVLQLLFHAEARVHGIPVEKVRLHELGSIDTLVDIVGTVYCLDFLDIDTIYSSSIPISSGWVKTHHGPMPVPAPAVSILMEGVPVHPTSVKLELVTPTGLALLKYFSREFGSFPQMNVEKTGFGAGSRDIQDHPNLLRLWLGHSDQTGANEIIELVTVIDDIPLEIIPHTIEKLLSKGALDAYMCPTYMKKGRPGVELKVLSPIGLEHELMAVLFYETTTTGIRVEKRHRVTLPRRHTVLETPWGPVAAKEVEINNEKRTYPEFEDAKKVSAKTGVPLIEIYNFFKRATNE from the coding sequence ATGACGCATAGGAAAGTGAAGATCCTTTATTGTGACGCCTTTTCAGGAGTTTCTGGAGACATGCTTCTTGGCGGCCTCTTGGACCTCGGGGTCCCCTTAAATGAACTCCAAAGCGCAATAGATTCTCTTGGGCTAGGAGTGGAACTCACGGCAGAAACAGTTAAAAGGTGCGGCTTACGCGGCATAAGCGTAACCGTGATTGAACGTGAAAAGAGTCCACCTATTAGAGACATGAATGCCTTCTGCCAAATTCTTGATATGGCTAACCTCTCAAGCGCAATAAAAAAGAAAACCTTTGGAGTCCTCCAACTACTTTTTCATGCAGAGGCCCGGGTCCATGGAATTCCAGTAGAAAAGGTCCGGCTTCATGAACTTGGCTCTATAGACACTTTGGTAGACATAGTTGGTACAGTTTATTGTCTTGATTTTTTAGATATTGACACCATATATTCATCATCTATTCCCATTTCCTCGGGCTGGGTCAAAACCCATCATGGACCTATGCCAGTGCCAGCACCTGCTGTATCCATCCTAATGGAAGGGGTGCCAGTGCATCCAACAAGTGTCAAACTTGAACTCGTAACTCCGACTGGTCTTGCTCTACTAAAATATTTTTCAAGGGAATTTGGTAGTTTCCCCCAGATGAATGTAGAAAAGACTGGATTTGGTGCTGGAAGTCGTGACATCCAGGATCATCCTAACCTCCTCAGACTTTGGTTAGGCCATTCAGACCAAACTGGGGCAAATGAAATCATAGAACTCGTAACTGTGATCGATGACATACCCCTAGAAATCATTCCACACACAATAGAAAAATTACTTTCAAAAGGTGCTCTAGATGCCTATATGTGTCCAACATACATGAAGAAGGGAAGACCTGGGGTTGAGCTAAAGGTATTGAGCCCAATAGGCCTTGAGCATGAACTCATGGCAGTTCTCTTTTATGAGACCACTACAACGGGTATTCGCGTAGAAAAAAGACACCGAGTTACACTGCCAAGAAGGCATACAGTATTAGAAACACCATGGGGACCAGTGGCGGCAAAGGAGGTTGAAATAAATAACGAGAAAAGGACATACCCAGAGTTTGAGGACGCTAAAAAGGTTTCTGCAAAGACAGGCGTTCCATTAATTGAAATATATAATTTTTTCAAAAGAGCAACAAATGAATAG